A single region of the Chelmon rostratus isolate fCheRos1 chromosome 5, fCheRos1.pri, whole genome shotgun sequence genome encodes:
- the golga3 gene encoding golgin subfamily A member 3 isoform X2, with translation MEMDSNESEAAQMEVNAYKEAHVIKSKEAEAHPVEDEPQLKQQGLENTQITKGDIHNGPVSSDVMPNGDGLAEGFGAAGNTHINGSLPPTAPPQSTSSPVNPQTHEPSPATQKPSLEMENEEKIRLEARRRLEEQLKQYRVQRHKERSHRTTPKNRPFSTLDPELMLHPEALPRANTVAMTKEYSFLRTSVPRGPKLGSLGIPPSKERKSRSPRPSKIHSLADYKSPESDGGGGGGGGVRTADNTMSSLQSTISSVSTLSEVSVMSEGSTCETEAQSGASLQVPDNVSEIDGSESGTRPGNDGNDSDSSSYSSVSTRGTYGMLSAAVERQRGPYTVEGREIAPEAMGQFPSLQEVLQAASEEQHLLELEQEREGTAEPRSRRDSFSSSVSLESSVMGHDEMLQVLKEKMRLEGQLESLSSEANQALKEKTELQAQLASVNAQLQAKKEEAQFSQEKQSALTTEVGTLRQNCSQLEKAMVELQGSLESKNASLASLSNDLKVAEDQYNRLMGRVEEMQNTVVSRDNTVQELRLQMTGLQSQLQQVQLERSTLQSRMKTSQAEIDSLQQVRQWYQQQLALAQEAKVRLQSEMANMQAGQMTQIGVVEHLKLENVTLSHQLTETQHRSIKDKERIAVQLQSIEADMLTQEANYKQIRDAKTMVEDDLQHKLEEFEEEREHLLKLANTAGTLERELEQVRLTLSQKDVQLQSLQKEHLELMRQLTTTQENLHTKEQSINQLEARYLELEAQLAELQTESSAKDDSIQYLQNEKIVLEVALQAARADKSQLDENAERLGEDVLVASDVLDQLRQEVQVKANQIETLQQENSLLKKQAQKLKEQFQQQKVMVEAYRRDASSKDQLISELKSTKKRLLAEVKDLKQELLGVQGEKQKVELEQARLQKEVVRVQEQMSNMEAHLQAIQTERDQLETQIQSLQFDQSQLAAVTEENEGLRKQVEQMEGEAKKAISEQKVRMKRLGTDLTSAQKEMKAKHKAYENAVGILSRRLQEALTDKETAEAELVKLKAQVSDGGNSQALQEKIKALQAELQVVTNSKTMLEKELQEVINLTTTELEEYQEKVLELEDELQESRCFKKRIRKLEDANKKLALELEHEKGKLAGLAQSHNTLREHSNILESALAKREADLVQLNLQVQAVLKRKEEEDQQMRQVVQTLQLALEKEKTKVKDLKEQVAAAKAEAAHNRRHYRAAVLELSEIKKDLQAKEDLVKALQTESHKLQAQDEQHAQEVSRFQEELAEAHSQLQILQKQLDEELAKQPLTNQEVEDLKWELEQRQREIEAQKQQMEMMEQCHHRELDNLQRALQNIKVELETVQEELSSTRKDKFMLQAKVGELRNSMKTVLLQNQQLKQDFKQTRLRKQRMELKSEGNPSNPVTPVKIPDCPVPATLLDELLKPSTSVNKEPLNNLHNCLRQLKEEMDSLQKQMEEHTVTVHESMSSWTNTEEELVQLGLQNTSLNNMVVENNNEAEQEQS, from the exons ATGGAAATGGATAGTAACGAATCAGAAGCAGCTCAAATGGAGGTTAATGCTTACAAGGAAGCCCATGTTATAAAATCCAAAGAGGCTGAAGCCCATCCTGTGGAAGATGAACCGCAATTGAAACAACAAGGGCTGGAgaacacacaaatcacaaaagGGGATATTCATAATG GTCCTGTCAGTTCAGATGTGATGCCAAACGGAGATGGACTGGCAGAAGGCTTCGGTGCAGCAGGGAATACCCATATAAATGGGTCCCTGCCTCCAACAGCCCCTCCCCAGAGCACCAGCTCCCCTGTCAACCCCCAGACCCACGAGCCCTCCCCAG CCACCCAGAAGCCATCATTGGAGATGGAGAATGAGGAGAAGATTCGCCTGGAGGCTCGCCGGCGTCTGGAGGAGCAACTCAAACAGTACAGAGTGCAGAGACATAAGGAGAGG TCTCACCGCACCACGCCCAAGAACAGGCCATTCAGCACCCTGGATCCAGAGCTCATGCTGCATCCTGAGGCTCTGCCCAGGGCCAACACTGTTGCCATGACCAAGGAGTATTCTTTCCTGAGGACCAGTGTCCCCCGTGGTCCCAAACTGGGTAGCTTGGGAATTCCACCTTCCAAGGAGAGAAAGTCCAGATCACCCCGCCCGAGCAAGATCCACTCCTTAGCTGACTACAAGTCTCCTGAGAgtgatggtggaggtggaggtggaggtggagtaAGAACGGCAGATAACACCATGAGCTCCCTCCAGTCCACCATTAGCTCAGTGTCCACTTTGTCTGAGGTCAGTGTGATGTCGGAGGGCAGTACCTGTGAGACAGAGGCACAGTCTGGTGCTTCGCTCCAAGTCCCGGACAATGTCTCAGAAATTGATGGCAGCGAATCAGGAACAAGGCCAGGGAACGACGGCAATGACAGCGACAGCTCGTCTTACAGCAGCGTGTCTACCAGGGGGACATACGGCATGCTCTCTGCGGCAGTGGAAAGGCAGCGGGGGCCCTACAcggtggaggggagggagatCGCCCCAGAGGCTATGGGTCAGTTCCCTTCCCTGCAGGAGGTTCTGCAGGCGGCCAGTGAAGAGCAGCACttgctggagctggagcaggagagagaagggaCAGCGGAGCCTCGCAGCCGCAGGGACAGCTTCTCCAGCAG tgtttctttggAGAGTTCAGTGATGGGCCATGATGAAATGCTGCAGGtgttgaaagagaaaatgagactgGAGGGTCAGCTGGAGTCTTTGTCATCTGAGGCCAATCAG GCTCTCAAGGAGAAGACAGAGCTTCAGGCCCAGCTCGCTTCAGTGAATGCTCAGCTGCAGGCTAAGAAGGAGGAGGCCCAGTTCAGCCAGGAGAAGCAGAGCGCCCTCACCACAGAGGTTGGCACTCTGCGACAAAACTGCAGCCAGCTAGAGAAGGCAATGGTGGAGCTCCAGGGCAGTCTGGAGAGTAAGAATGCCAGTCTGGCTTCTCTAAGCAATGACCTGAAAGTGGCTGAAGATCAATACAACAGGCTCatggggagggtggaggagatgCAAAACACTGTAGTCTCCAGAGACAATACAG TTCAGGAGTTACGTCTGCAAATGACTGGTCTTCAGAGCCAGCTTCAACAGGTCCAGCTGGAGCGCAGCACCCTGCAGAGCCGAATGAAGACGTCCCAGGCTGAAATTGACTCACTCCAGCAGGTCCGACAGTGGTACCAGCAGCAGCTAGCACTGGCCCAGGAGGCGAAAGTACGACTGCAGAGTGAAATGGCCAACATGCAG GCTGGACAGATGACTCAGATTGGTGTTGTGGAACATCTGAAGCTGGAGAATGTAACGCTGTCCCACCAACTCACCGAGACCCAGCACCGCTCCATCAAAGACAAAGAGCGTATTgctgttcagctgcagagcaTTGAG GCCGACATGCTGACCCAGGAAGCTAATTACAAGCAGATCCGGGATGCAAAGACCATGGTAGAGGATGATCTGCAGCACAAACTGGAGGAGTTTGAAGAAGAGCGGGAACATTTATTGAAACTGGCCAACACAGCCGGCACCCTGGAAAGAGAACTAGAACAG GTGAGGTTGACCCTTTCCCAGAAAgatgtgcagctgcagtcactCCAGAAAGAGCATCTGGAGCTGATGCGCCAGCTGACCACCACTCAGGAGAACCTGCACACCAAAGAGCAGTCCATCAACCAGCTAGAGGCTCGGTACCTGGAGCTTGAAGCCCAGctggctgagctgcagacagagagcagcgcCAAGGACGACAGCATCCAGTACCTCCAGAACGAGAAGATTGTCCTGGAGGTAGCGCTGCAGGCAGCCCGTGCCGACAAGAGCCAACTTGACGAGAATGCTGAACGGCTCGGAGAGGATGTTCTGGTGGCTTCAGATGTCTTGGATCAGCTGAGACAGGAAGTCCAAGTCAAAGCCAATCAG ATTGAAACTCTTCAACAGGAAAATAGTTTGCTGAAGAAACAAGCTCAGAAACTGAAGGAGCAGTTCCAGCAACAGAAG GTGATGGTGGAAGCCTACCGTCGGGACGCCAGCTCCAAAGACCAGTTGATCAGTGAGCTCAAGTCCACCAAAAAGCGTCTGTTGGCAGAGGTGAAGGACCTGAAGCAGGAGCTGCTGGGCGTTCAGGGGGAGAAGCAGAAGGTAGAGCTGGAGCAGGCCCGGCTGCAGAAAGAGGTGGTGAGAGTCCAGGAGCAGATGAGCAACATGGAGGCCCATCTGCAAGCcattcagacagagagggatcAGCTAGAAACTCAGATCCAG TCTCTACAGTTTGATCAGAGCCAGCTAGCAGCTGTGACAGAAGAGAACGAAGGCCTGAGGAAACAGGTGGAGCAAATGGAGGGAGAAGCCAAAAA GGCCATCTCGGAGCAGAAGGTGCGCATGAAGCGGCTGGGGACAGACTTGACCAGCGCTCAGAAGGAGATGAAGGCCAAACACAAGGCCTATGAGAACGCCGTGGGCATTCTGAGTAGGAGGCTCCAAGAGGCTCTGACAGACAAGGAGACGGCTGAGGCAGAGCTGGTCAAACTCAAGGCCCAGGTGTCAGATGGGGGAAACAGCCAGGCCTTACAG GAGAAGATTAAGGCTctgcaggctgagctgcaggttgTGACCAACAGTAAGACCATGCTagagaaggagctgcaggaagtgaTCAACCTCACCaccacagagctggaggagtACCAGGAGAAGGTCCTGGAGCTTGAGGATGAG CTTCAAGAGTCACGATGCTTCAAGAAGCGGATTCGTAAATTAGAAGATGCCAACAAGAAGCTAGCACTTGAGCTGGAACATGAAAAAGGGAAGTTGGCTGGATTGGCACAGTCCCACAATACACTGCGTGAGCATTCCAACATTTTGGAGTCTGCCTTAGCTAAGAGAGAGGCAGATCTTGTCCAGCTCAACTTACAG GTTCAAGCTGTTCTGAAGcgtaaagaggaggaggatcagcAAATGAGGCAGGTGGTACAAACCCTACAGCTTGCCTTGGAAAAGGAGAAAACCAAAGTCAAGGACCTGAAAGAACAG GTGGCAGCAGCAAAGGCTGAAGCAGCCCACAATAGACGGCACTACAGGGCAGCCGTGCTGGAACTGTCCGAGATCAAGAAGGACCTACAGGCCAAAGAGGACCTGGTCAAAGCTCTGCAGACTGAATCCCACaaattaca GGCTCAGGATGAGCAACACGCTCAGGAGGTTTCCAGGTTCCAAGAGGAGCTGGCTGAGGCCCATTCACAGCTTCAGATCCTCCAGAAACAACTTGACGAGGAACTGGCCAAGCAGCCCCTCACTAACCAGGAG GTCGAGGACCTGAAGTGGGAGCTGGAGCAGCGGCAGAGGGAGATTGAGGCTcagaagcagcagatggagatgatggAGCAGTGTCACCACAGGGAGCTGGACAACCTACAGAGAGCTCTGCAG AACATCAAGGTGGAGCTGGAGACggtgcaggaggagctgagcagcacCAGGAAGGACAAGTTTATGCTGCAGGCCAAAGTGGGTGAGCTGAGGAACAGCATGAAGACGGTCCTGCTCCAGAACCAGCAACTCAAACAGGACTTCAAACAGACCCGCCTACGGAAG CAGCGCATGGAGCTGAAGAGTGAGGGGAACCCATCCAACCCGGTGACGCCAGTTAAGATCCCAGACTGCCCAGTGCCTGCCACTCTGCTGGATGAGTTGCTGAAACCATCAACTTCTGTCAACAAGGAGCCCCTCAACAACCTGCACAACTGTCTACGGCAGCTCAA ggaGGAGATGGACAGCCTCCAAAAGCAGATGGAGgaacacacagtaacagtacATGAGTCAATGAGCTcatggacaaacacagaggaggaactGGTTCAACTGGGGCTTCAAAACACATCGTTAAACAACATGGTGGTGGAAAATAACAATGAGGCAGAGCAGGAGCAATCATAA
- the golga3 gene encoding golgin subfamily A member 3 isoform X1, with product MEMDSNESEAAQMEVNAYKEAHVIKSKEAEAHPVEDEPQLKQQGLENTQITKGDIHNGPVSSDVMPNGDGLAEGFGAAGNTHINGSLPPTAPPQSTSSPVNPQTHEPSPGVASYPPMMLEKSEGASAEVTIHTGDSLQSLRLSMPMQETELSTQKPSLEMENEEKIRLEARRRLEEQLKQYRVQRHKERSHRTTPKNRPFSTLDPELMLHPEALPRANTVAMTKEYSFLRTSVPRGPKLGSLGIPPSKERKSRSPRPSKIHSLADYKSPESDGGGGGGGGVRTADNTMSSLQSTISSVSTLSEVSVMSEGSTCETEAQSGASLQVPDNVSEIDGSESGTRPGNDGNDSDSSSYSSVSTRGTYGMLSAAVERQRGPYTVEGREIAPEAMGQFPSLQEVLQAASEEQHLLELEQEREGTAEPRSRRDSFSSSVSLESSVMGHDEMLQVLKEKMRLEGQLESLSSEANQALKEKTELQAQLASVNAQLQAKKEEAQFSQEKQSALTTEVGTLRQNCSQLEKAMVELQGSLESKNASLASLSNDLKVAEDQYNRLMGRVEEMQNTVVSRDNTVQELRLQMTGLQSQLQQVQLERSTLQSRMKTSQAEIDSLQQVRQWYQQQLALAQEAKVRLQSEMANMQAGQMTQIGVVEHLKLENVTLSHQLTETQHRSIKDKERIAVQLQSIEADMLTQEANYKQIRDAKTMVEDDLQHKLEEFEEEREHLLKLANTAGTLERELEQVRLTLSQKDVQLQSLQKEHLELMRQLTTTQENLHTKEQSINQLEARYLELEAQLAELQTESSAKDDSIQYLQNEKIVLEVALQAARADKSQLDENAERLGEDVLVASDVLDQLRQEVQVKANQIETLQQENSLLKKQAQKLKEQFQQQKVMVEAYRRDASSKDQLISELKSTKKRLLAEVKDLKQELLGVQGEKQKVELEQARLQKEVVRVQEQMSNMEAHLQAIQTERDQLETQIQSLQFDQSQLAAVTEENEGLRKQVEQMEGEAKKAISEQKVRMKRLGTDLTSAQKEMKAKHKAYENAVGILSRRLQEALTDKETAEAELVKLKAQVSDGGNSQALQEKIKALQAELQVVTNSKTMLEKELQEVINLTTTELEEYQEKVLELEDELQESRCFKKRIRKLEDANKKLALELEHEKGKLAGLAQSHNTLREHSNILESALAKREADLVQLNLQVQAVLKRKEEEDQQMRQVVQTLQLALEKEKTKVKDLKEQVAAAKAEAAHNRRHYRAAVLELSEIKKDLQAKEDLVKALQTESHKLQAQDEQHAQEVSRFQEELAEAHSQLQILQKQLDEELAKQPLTNQEVEDLKWELEQRQREIEAQKQQMEMMEQCHHRELDNLQRALQNIKVELETVQEELSSTRKDKFMLQAKVGELRNSMKTVLLQNQQLKQDFKQTRLRKQRMELKSEGNPSNPVTPVKIPDCPVPATLLDELLKPSTSVNKEPLNNLHNCLRQLKEEMDSLQKQMEEHTVTVHESMSSWTNTEEELVQLGLQNTSLNNMVVENNNEAEQEQS from the exons ATGGAAATGGATAGTAACGAATCAGAAGCAGCTCAAATGGAGGTTAATGCTTACAAGGAAGCCCATGTTATAAAATCCAAAGAGGCTGAAGCCCATCCTGTGGAAGATGAACCGCAATTGAAACAACAAGGGCTGGAgaacacacaaatcacaaaagGGGATATTCATAATG GTCCTGTCAGTTCAGATGTGATGCCAAACGGAGATGGACTGGCAGAAGGCTTCGGTGCAGCAGGGAATACCCATATAAATGGGTCCCTGCCTCCAACAGCCCCTCCCCAGAGCACCAGCTCCCCTGTCAACCCCCAGACCCACGAGCCCTCCCCAGGTGTGGCTTCTTATCCACCCATGATGCTAGAGAAGTCTGAGGGGGCTAGTGCTGAGGTCACGATTCACACGGGTGATTCATTGCAGTCGCTCAGACTCAGTATGCCTATGCAGGAGACTGAATTGT CCACCCAGAAGCCATCATTGGAGATGGAGAATGAGGAGAAGATTCGCCTGGAGGCTCGCCGGCGTCTGGAGGAGCAACTCAAACAGTACAGAGTGCAGAGACATAAGGAGAGG TCTCACCGCACCACGCCCAAGAACAGGCCATTCAGCACCCTGGATCCAGAGCTCATGCTGCATCCTGAGGCTCTGCCCAGGGCCAACACTGTTGCCATGACCAAGGAGTATTCTTTCCTGAGGACCAGTGTCCCCCGTGGTCCCAAACTGGGTAGCTTGGGAATTCCACCTTCCAAGGAGAGAAAGTCCAGATCACCCCGCCCGAGCAAGATCCACTCCTTAGCTGACTACAAGTCTCCTGAGAgtgatggtggaggtggaggtggaggtggagtaAGAACGGCAGATAACACCATGAGCTCCCTCCAGTCCACCATTAGCTCAGTGTCCACTTTGTCTGAGGTCAGTGTGATGTCGGAGGGCAGTACCTGTGAGACAGAGGCACAGTCTGGTGCTTCGCTCCAAGTCCCGGACAATGTCTCAGAAATTGATGGCAGCGAATCAGGAACAAGGCCAGGGAACGACGGCAATGACAGCGACAGCTCGTCTTACAGCAGCGTGTCTACCAGGGGGACATACGGCATGCTCTCTGCGGCAGTGGAAAGGCAGCGGGGGCCCTACAcggtggaggggagggagatCGCCCCAGAGGCTATGGGTCAGTTCCCTTCCCTGCAGGAGGTTCTGCAGGCGGCCAGTGAAGAGCAGCACttgctggagctggagcaggagagagaagggaCAGCGGAGCCTCGCAGCCGCAGGGACAGCTTCTCCAGCAG tgtttctttggAGAGTTCAGTGATGGGCCATGATGAAATGCTGCAGGtgttgaaagagaaaatgagactgGAGGGTCAGCTGGAGTCTTTGTCATCTGAGGCCAATCAG GCTCTCAAGGAGAAGACAGAGCTTCAGGCCCAGCTCGCTTCAGTGAATGCTCAGCTGCAGGCTAAGAAGGAGGAGGCCCAGTTCAGCCAGGAGAAGCAGAGCGCCCTCACCACAGAGGTTGGCACTCTGCGACAAAACTGCAGCCAGCTAGAGAAGGCAATGGTGGAGCTCCAGGGCAGTCTGGAGAGTAAGAATGCCAGTCTGGCTTCTCTAAGCAATGACCTGAAAGTGGCTGAAGATCAATACAACAGGCTCatggggagggtggaggagatgCAAAACACTGTAGTCTCCAGAGACAATACAG TTCAGGAGTTACGTCTGCAAATGACTGGTCTTCAGAGCCAGCTTCAACAGGTCCAGCTGGAGCGCAGCACCCTGCAGAGCCGAATGAAGACGTCCCAGGCTGAAATTGACTCACTCCAGCAGGTCCGACAGTGGTACCAGCAGCAGCTAGCACTGGCCCAGGAGGCGAAAGTACGACTGCAGAGTGAAATGGCCAACATGCAG GCTGGACAGATGACTCAGATTGGTGTTGTGGAACATCTGAAGCTGGAGAATGTAACGCTGTCCCACCAACTCACCGAGACCCAGCACCGCTCCATCAAAGACAAAGAGCGTATTgctgttcagctgcagagcaTTGAG GCCGACATGCTGACCCAGGAAGCTAATTACAAGCAGATCCGGGATGCAAAGACCATGGTAGAGGATGATCTGCAGCACAAACTGGAGGAGTTTGAAGAAGAGCGGGAACATTTATTGAAACTGGCCAACACAGCCGGCACCCTGGAAAGAGAACTAGAACAG GTGAGGTTGACCCTTTCCCAGAAAgatgtgcagctgcagtcactCCAGAAAGAGCATCTGGAGCTGATGCGCCAGCTGACCACCACTCAGGAGAACCTGCACACCAAAGAGCAGTCCATCAACCAGCTAGAGGCTCGGTACCTGGAGCTTGAAGCCCAGctggctgagctgcagacagagagcagcgcCAAGGACGACAGCATCCAGTACCTCCAGAACGAGAAGATTGTCCTGGAGGTAGCGCTGCAGGCAGCCCGTGCCGACAAGAGCCAACTTGACGAGAATGCTGAACGGCTCGGAGAGGATGTTCTGGTGGCTTCAGATGTCTTGGATCAGCTGAGACAGGAAGTCCAAGTCAAAGCCAATCAG ATTGAAACTCTTCAACAGGAAAATAGTTTGCTGAAGAAACAAGCTCAGAAACTGAAGGAGCAGTTCCAGCAACAGAAG GTGATGGTGGAAGCCTACCGTCGGGACGCCAGCTCCAAAGACCAGTTGATCAGTGAGCTCAAGTCCACCAAAAAGCGTCTGTTGGCAGAGGTGAAGGACCTGAAGCAGGAGCTGCTGGGCGTTCAGGGGGAGAAGCAGAAGGTAGAGCTGGAGCAGGCCCGGCTGCAGAAAGAGGTGGTGAGAGTCCAGGAGCAGATGAGCAACATGGAGGCCCATCTGCAAGCcattcagacagagagggatcAGCTAGAAACTCAGATCCAG TCTCTACAGTTTGATCAGAGCCAGCTAGCAGCTGTGACAGAAGAGAACGAAGGCCTGAGGAAACAGGTGGAGCAAATGGAGGGAGAAGCCAAAAA GGCCATCTCGGAGCAGAAGGTGCGCATGAAGCGGCTGGGGACAGACTTGACCAGCGCTCAGAAGGAGATGAAGGCCAAACACAAGGCCTATGAGAACGCCGTGGGCATTCTGAGTAGGAGGCTCCAAGAGGCTCTGACAGACAAGGAGACGGCTGAGGCAGAGCTGGTCAAACTCAAGGCCCAGGTGTCAGATGGGGGAAACAGCCAGGCCTTACAG GAGAAGATTAAGGCTctgcaggctgagctgcaggttgTGACCAACAGTAAGACCATGCTagagaaggagctgcaggaagtgaTCAACCTCACCaccacagagctggaggagtACCAGGAGAAGGTCCTGGAGCTTGAGGATGAG CTTCAAGAGTCACGATGCTTCAAGAAGCGGATTCGTAAATTAGAAGATGCCAACAAGAAGCTAGCACTTGAGCTGGAACATGAAAAAGGGAAGTTGGCTGGATTGGCACAGTCCCACAATACACTGCGTGAGCATTCCAACATTTTGGAGTCTGCCTTAGCTAAGAGAGAGGCAGATCTTGTCCAGCTCAACTTACAG GTTCAAGCTGTTCTGAAGcgtaaagaggaggaggatcagcAAATGAGGCAGGTGGTACAAACCCTACAGCTTGCCTTGGAAAAGGAGAAAACCAAAGTCAAGGACCTGAAAGAACAG GTGGCAGCAGCAAAGGCTGAAGCAGCCCACAATAGACGGCACTACAGGGCAGCCGTGCTGGAACTGTCCGAGATCAAGAAGGACCTACAGGCCAAAGAGGACCTGGTCAAAGCTCTGCAGACTGAATCCCACaaattaca GGCTCAGGATGAGCAACACGCTCAGGAGGTTTCCAGGTTCCAAGAGGAGCTGGCTGAGGCCCATTCACAGCTTCAGATCCTCCAGAAACAACTTGACGAGGAACTGGCCAAGCAGCCCCTCACTAACCAGGAG GTCGAGGACCTGAAGTGGGAGCTGGAGCAGCGGCAGAGGGAGATTGAGGCTcagaagcagcagatggagatgatggAGCAGTGTCACCACAGGGAGCTGGACAACCTACAGAGAGCTCTGCAG AACATCAAGGTGGAGCTGGAGACggtgcaggaggagctgagcagcacCAGGAAGGACAAGTTTATGCTGCAGGCCAAAGTGGGTGAGCTGAGGAACAGCATGAAGACGGTCCTGCTCCAGAACCAGCAACTCAAACAGGACTTCAAACAGACCCGCCTACGGAAG CAGCGCATGGAGCTGAAGAGTGAGGGGAACCCATCCAACCCGGTGACGCCAGTTAAGATCCCAGACTGCCCAGTGCCTGCCACTCTGCTGGATGAGTTGCTGAAACCATCAACTTCTGTCAACAAGGAGCCCCTCAACAACCTGCACAACTGTCTACGGCAGCTCAA ggaGGAGATGGACAGCCTCCAAAAGCAGATGGAGgaacacacagtaacagtacATGAGTCAATGAGCTcatggacaaacacagaggaggaactGGTTCAACTGGGGCTTCAAAACACATCGTTAAACAACATGGTGGTGGAAAATAACAATGAGGCAGAGCAGGAGCAATCATAA